One Azoarcus sp. DN11 DNA segment encodes these proteins:
- a CDS encoding c-type cytochrome — protein sequence MFARQNSCFKCHAIDKRKDGPPYREVAEKYRGRDDAQAALLHHLTSGHKVKFPDGHEESHKILKAPPEDIDNLIGWILSL from the coding sequence ATGTTCGCGCGCCAGAACAGCTGCTTCAAATGCCATGCCATCGACAAGCGCAAGGATGGGCCGCCCTATCGCGAAGTCGCCGAGAAGTACCGCGGGCGGGACGACGCGCAGGCTGCGCTGCTCCACCACCTCACGTCCGGGCACAAGGTGAAGTTTCCGGATGGGCATGAGGAGAGCCACAAGATCCTCAAAGCGCCGCCCGAGGACATCGACAACCTGATCGGCTGGATACTGTCCCTGTAA